In the genome of Anabrus simplex isolate iqAnaSimp1 chromosome 6, ASM4041472v1, whole genome shotgun sequence, one region contains:
- the LOC136875807 gene encoding zinc finger CCCH domain-containing protein 10 — protein sequence MSENGSDSSANEGLEKICRDFLRNVCRRGKRCKYLHPDEKEQEILSNSINGTGKVEYVFCHDYQNSQCTRTNCRFIHCTRDEESYFKTTGQLPQHILEASIRKGITVDFPNGRPGEVPVCKDYLKGECRRGGKCKFRHMSVREYEIELGLVQGPPWQSVESGPVLISRRRERLEDGMCFANVNNGNVGVDRDLGPPEIKRRHVINLDPQNTTICLRENHHHQIPNGHCFAAPAANGGMVFHADARSLMIEEENAMLRKKVEELKKQVSDLTATNEFLLDQNAQLRIGGKRTANVTAVTVPAVTITNTGAPTMQVQPITAQIQPAQAPTPQQMVNAAVAAGTLRTVTASVATVPVSIAAVAGAPVSIATVSMAPVQIPPPVVTMAQQALTVEAGQPPQQPGAPPPQGQQQNPQQGGPQTLPMSISGATAPLVSYPIMTQDLRPVLQTSLSH from the coding sequence ATGTCAGAAAATGGCTCAGACAGTTCAGCAAATGAGGGACTGGAGAAAATATGCAGAGACTTTTTACGAAATGTTTGCAGACGTGGGAAAAGGTGTAAGTATTTACATCCTGATGAAAAGGAGCAGGAGATCTTGAGTAATAGTATCAATGGAACTGGAAAAGTTGAGTATGTGTTCTGTCATGATTATCAGAATTCACAGTGTACTCGTACTAATTGCCGTTTTATTCACTGCACAAGGGATGAAGAAAGTTATTTTAAAACTACAGGACAGTTGCCTCAACACATACTGGAAGCTAGTATTAGGAAAGGTATCACAGTTGACTTTCCAAATGGACGGCCTGGAGAAGTACCAGTTTGCAAAGACTATTTAAAAGGGGAATGTCGTCGGGGAGGAAAATGTAAATTTCGACATATGTCTGTGAGGGAGTATGAAATTGAACTTGGACTTGTTCAAGGGCCGCCTTGGCAGAGTGTTGAATCTGGGCCTGTTTTGATCTCAAGACGGCGGGAAAGACTGGAAGATGGTATGTGTTTCGCCAATGTTAATAATGGTAATGTTGGCGTGGACCGTGATTTGGGTCCTCCAGAAATTAAACGACGTCATGTCATAAACCTTGACCCTCAGAACACTACGATTTGTTTGagagaaaatcatcatcatcagattcccAATGGACATTGTTTTGCAGCCCCTGCAGCTAATGGTGGTATGGTTTTTCATGCTGATGCACGAAGTTTGATGATTGAGGAGGAAAATGCAATGTTGAGGAAGAAGGTTGAAGAACTCAAGAAGCAGGTGTCAGATCTTACTGCTACGAATGAGTTTCTTCTCGATCAGAATGCTCAACTTCGCATTGGTGGGAAACGAACTGCCAATGTTACTGCTGTTACTGTTCCAGCTGTTACCATAACAAACACAGGAGCTCCAACGATGCAAGTTCAGCCAATAACAGCTCAGATCCAACCAGCACAAGCTCCAACACCCCAGCAAATGGTTAATGCTGCGGTTGCTGCTGGCACTTTGCGTACTGTCACGGCTAGCGTAGCCACGGTTCCTGTATCCATTGCCGCAGTCGCTGGAGCTCCAGTGTCGATTGCAACAGTTTCAATGGCACCTGTTCAGATCCCACCTCCTGTGGTGACAATGGCACAGCAGGCTTTGACCGTGGAAGCTGGTCAGCCTCCGCAACAGCCAGGAGCACCCCCACCCCAGGGGCAGCAACAAAATCCACAACAAGGTGGGCCTCAAACATTACCTATGTCCATAAGTGGTGCCACTGCACCACTTGTCTCCTACCCTATTATGACCCAAGATTTGAGGCCTGTGCTGCAAACCAGCCTCTCTCATTAA